The window CGAGAACCAACAACAGAAGGCCACGCACCTCGAGCTCATGGAGGCTCTTCTCCTCGCTGGGGCCGACCCGAACGTGCGCCTCGAAAAACATCTCTGGTACATGGAATACACCTTCGGAGTGTTACGCGCGGCGGGAATCGACTATATGGGGGCGACGCCGTTCTGGCGCGCCGCCTACGCACTGGACGTCGCAGCCATGCGTCTCTTGAAGGCACACGGAGCCGATCCTAGTCTTCCCACCCTCAAGCCTCCCGCGAGGCGCCGCCGAGGTGAGGACACCGCCGGTTTCAAAGAGAACATCTCCGAACCGTTCAAGAAGCTCGCTCACTTTTTCAAGCTGGGCAATCCCGAAGTCCCCGTAGGCGGCCCTCATATCTATCCGATCCATGCAGCCTCCGGCGTGGGCTACGGACAGTCCTTCGCCGGAAACGCGCATCGTCACGTTCCCGACAACTGGGTGCCAGCGGTGAAGTTCCTGGTCGAAGAGTGCGGGGCTTCAGTCGATGTTCGCGACGCCAACGGTTACACCGCGCTCCACCACGCCGCCTCCCGAGGGGACAACGATCTCGTGCTCTACCTCGTGGAGAAAGGGGCCGATGTGAAGGCCACGAGCCGCAAGGGACAGACCACCGCCGACATGGCCAACGGGCCCATCGAAAGGGTCTCTCCGTTTCCCGAGACCGTTGCCCTGCTGGAAAAGCTGGGCGCAAAAAACAACCACCGATGCGTGTCATGCTGACTTAGACTTCCGTCACGATGTAGGAGCGGCCCGCGCGAGGAGCGCGCGCCGGGAGCGAGCCGAGGAGGCGAGCGACCACTAAGATAAGGAGACAAATCATGTCGAAGATGGGCCGGCTCCTACGAGGAATGATCGCGGCGACAGTGCTCTTGGCCGGGTGCGAGGCCGAATCACCATCTCCAGGTGTCGCGATCGATGAAGACGACATCGGAGGGGTGGTGAGCAGCACCAAGGGTCCCGAGGCCGGGGTCTGGGTGATTGCCGAGACCAGCGACCTCGAGACGATGTTCGTTCGGGTCGTCGTGACCGATGACCAGGGTCGTTACGTGGTGCCCGACCTGCCCCCGGCAAACTATCAGGTCTGGGTTCGTGGCTACGGGCTGGCCGACTCGAGAAAGGTCTCGGCCAAGCCCGGCGATCACGCGGATCTCACCGCGGAGATCGCGCCCGATGCTGCCGCAGCCGCGAAAGTCTACCCTGCCGCCTACTGGTACGCGATGATGGATCTTCCCGATGAGGCCGAGCTCGAGAAGGTCACGGGTGGCAAGAATGCCTACCTGATGTGGATGAAGAACATGGGTTGCGTCGGCTGTCATCAGATGGGCCAACTCGCGACCCGCGCCCTGCCCGAAGGGATTGGGGAGTTCGAGTCATCGGAGCAGGCCTGGCTACGCCGGATCTCCTCGGGCCAGGCGGGTGGCCAGATGGCTCGCCAGGCGGAGCAGCTCCTTGCCGGATTGCCGATCAAGTACCTCGCGGACTGGACCGACCGCATCGCCGCGGGGGAGCTGCCGGCTCAGGCTCCCGAGCGTCCGACCGGCCGCGAGCGCAACGTCGTCGCCACCATCCGGGACTGGTCCAACGCCAAAGCTTACATGCACGATCTTTCCGGTACCGACCGTCGCAATCCGACGGTCAACGGATACGGACTGCTGTATGGCGCGCCCGAGCTCAGCACCGATGAGATTCCCATCCTCGATCCCGTCGCCAATACCGACACCGTCTACCACGCCCCCGCCCGGGACGAAGACACGCCGACCACTCACGACGACCCGGTCGTCGCACCGTCGCCGTACTGGGGCGACGAAGCCATCTGGGACAGCCAGACGAACATCCACAATCCGATGCTCGACCACCGAGGCCGCGTATGGCTGACGGCGCGGATACGCGGGCCGGACAATCCGGAGTTCTGCCGGGAGGGCTCGGAACACCCATCGGCACGGCTCTTCCCCACCGAGCGATCGAGCCGGCATCTGGCGATGCTCGACCCCGAAACTCAGGAATACACCTTCGTCGACACCTGCTTCAGCACCCATCACCTGCAGTTCGCTTACGACGAAGACAACACCCTCTGGACCAGCGGCGATCGTCAGGTGGTTGGCTGGTTGAACACGAAGGTATTCGATGAGACCGGAGACGCGGCCGCAGCCCAGGGCTGGTCGCCGTTAGTGCTGGACACGAACGGAAACGGCCAGCGAGACGAATGGGTGGAGCCCGAAGACGATCTGGATCCGAACCTCGACAAGCGCGTTCCCAAGGGTTTCTACGCGGTCATGCCGAATCCGGCCGATGGGTCCGTCTGGGGCTCCAATACTTTCTATTACCCAGGGTCCCTGACCCGATACGATCCGGAAACTGGATTGGCGGAGACCTACAATCCGCCCTTGCCTGGCTTTGGGTTACGCGGCGCGGACATCGACACCGACGGCGTCGTCTGGGCGTCGCTCGGCAGTGGCCACCTGGGTGAGTTCGACCGCCGCAAGTGCAAGGGGCCCTTGAACGGACCGAACGCGACCGGAGATCACTGTCCCGAGGGCTGGACCTTTCACGATCTGCCCGGCCCGTCCTTTCCCGAAGCTCCCGGGTTCAGCGTCGAGTCGAGCTACTACACCTGGGTGGATCAGCACGACACGCTGGGCCTCGGAAGAAACGTGCCCATCGCCACGGGAAACCTCTTCGACGGCGTCCATGCGCTGGTCGAGGGCGAGTTCGTCACCCTGCGAGTCCCCTATCCGCTCGGCTTCTATACCAAGGGATTCGAGGGCCGCATCGACGATCCCGATGCCGGCTGGAAAGGCCGCGGGTTATGGGTTCCCGAAGGAGATCGCACCCCGTGGCTGAAAGAGACCGGCAAGGGCAGCCGGCCAATCGTCGTTCATTTCCAGATGCGTCCGGATCCGCTGGCGAAGTAGCCGTTAGCAGGATGATGAAAAAGTACAGTCCAGCCTGCGCGAGCGGAGCGAGCCCGGCGCGCCTGCCGCGCCGTAAGCAGCCCGAGCCGTGGCGGCACGATCGATTACGGGTCCCGCCACGGCATTGAGCACTCTTTGGGACTCAGGGAACCGCTCATGACGCTCACTACATTCCTTCTGCTCGTGCTCGCTCAGGACTCGCTCATATTGAGGACTCCTTTGCTCATCGACGGCTCCGGCGGCCGCTTCGAGGATCGTGACGTCGAGATCCGGGATGGCTCGATACAAGAAGTCCGACCGTCACAGGGCACGCCGAGTTACGACCTCGTCGGGCTCACGCTTCTGCCCGGGCTCATCGACACCCACGTCC of the Vicinamibacteria bacterium genome contains:
- a CDS encoding carboxypeptidase-like regulatory domain-containing protein, translating into MSKMGRLLRGMIAATVLLAGCEAESPSPGVAIDEDDIGGVVSSTKGPEAGVWVIAETSDLETMFVRVVVTDDQGRYVVPDLPPANYQVWVRGYGLADSRKVSAKPGDHADLTAEIAPDAAAAAKVYPAAYWYAMMDLPDEAELEKVTGGKNAYLMWMKNMGCVGCHQMGQLATRALPEGIGEFESSEQAWLRRISSGQAGGQMARQAEQLLAGLPIKYLADWTDRIAAGELPAQAPERPTGRERNVVATIRDWSNAKAYMHDLSGTDRRNPTVNGYGLLYGAPELSTDEIPILDPVANTDTVYHAPARDEDTPTTHDDPVVAPSPYWGDEAIWDSQTNIHNPMLDHRGRVWLTARIRGPDNPEFCREGSEHPSARLFPTERSSRHLAMLDPETQEYTFVDTCFSTHHLQFAYDEDNTLWTSGDRQVVGWLNTKVFDETGDAAAAQGWSPLVLDTNGNGQRDEWVEPEDDLDPNLDKRVPKGFYAVMPNPADGSVWGSNTFYYPGSLTRYDPETGLAETYNPPLPGFGLRGADIDTDGVVWASLGSGHLGEFDRRKCKGPLNGPNATGDHCPEGWTFHDLPGPSFPEAPGFSVESSYYTWVDQHDTLGLGRNVPIATGNLFDGVHALVEGEFVTLRVPYPLGFYTKGFEGRIDDPDAGWKGRGLWVPEGDRTPWLKETGKGSRPIVVHFQMRPDPLAK